In Blastopirellula sp. J2-11, a single genomic region encodes these proteins:
- a CDS encoding ATP-binding protein has translation MKNERFTTLIVCRNPDLIAAVSSELSRSQSVEWRFQAVADADSMIGDQPVEICLFLIDRTHPLREEMSELRRVRQRLPQAVVIVVGDEKSGEVELEAWSSGADEFAPTLHLSAAAIELMVMRCVERRMTADKLRHRERWYRVAVAEGNVGLWRWDRPCNFFYLADHFQDMLSIAHEDLPSNLAQWIERIHPDDRRATLDAADAHFSGRSDRFVVEHRIRRGDGGYRWYLSSGCVAENDADRKQILGASTDITARKEAEFALQRAKRAAESAVRVKAEFLTNMSHELRTPLAAILGYSEIMEDHAVTTESLEAIDTIRRNGQHLLQLIGDILEFSRIESGKLEVSAMPTPAYEFLKSTFESFRELADDKGLRFVVDVSDQIPEMILTDPVCVRQILWRLVTNAVKFTDTGEIGVAVRVADGDLELNVRDTGCGIPAEMLSSIYQPFRQADNSCTREHDGAGLGLAICQKLSQMLGGDISVRSEAGAGSQFTVRLPIDRSAESAKQAGKRKKEKLSATRLSGRVLLAEDGPDNQRLYDLLLRTAGANVTVVENGRQAMEVALEQAALDADGGGFDLILMDMQMPVMDGYEATRVLRLAGYRKPIVALTAHAMADDRAKCLDAGCNDYIAKPVERSRLITISRSWIEEGRSLQNELNLSADASTTIG, from the coding sequence ATGAAAAACGAACGATTCACAACGCTCATTGTGTGTCGCAATCCTGATTTGATTGCGGCGGTATCGAGTGAGCTAAGTCGCAGCCAATCGGTAGAGTGGCGATTTCAGGCCGTTGCCGACGCGGATTCGATGATCGGCGATCAGCCGGTCGAGATCTGTTTGTTCTTGATCGATCGCACGCATCCGCTGCGAGAAGAAATGTCGGAACTTCGTCGCGTGCGGCAACGTCTTCCTCAGGCGGTCGTTATCGTCGTCGGTGACGAAAAATCAGGCGAAGTCGAACTGGAAGCATGGTCGAGCGGCGCCGATGAATTTGCGCCGACTTTGCATCTTTCCGCCGCTGCGATCGAACTGATGGTGATGCGGTGCGTCGAGCGGCGAATGACCGCCGATAAGTTGCGACATCGCGAGCGTTGGTATCGAGTAGCGGTCGCCGAAGGAAATGTCGGTCTGTGGCGTTGGGATCGCCCCTGCAATTTCTTTTATCTGGCCGATCACTTTCAAGACATGCTGAGCATTGCGCATGAGGATCTGCCGAGTAATCTTGCGCAATGGATAGAACGAATCCATCCCGACGATCGGCGAGCGACGCTAGACGCGGCAGACGCTCATTTTTCAGGACGTTCGGATCGCTTTGTCGTTGAACATCGCATTCGCCGCGGCGACGGCGGATACCGTTGGTATCTCTCCAGCGGTTGCGTGGCCGAAAATGACGCTGACCGCAAGCAGATCCTCGGAGCATCGACCGACATCACCGCGCGTAAAGAAGCGGAGTTCGCTTTGCAGCGCGCCAAACGCGCCGCCGAATCGGCCGTTCGCGTGAAGGCCGAGTTTCTGACGAATATGAGCCATGAGCTGCGGACGCCGCTGGCGGCGATTTTGGGTTACTCCGAAATCATGGAAGATCATGCCGTCACGACCGAGTCGTTGGAAGCGATCGATACGATCCGCCGCAATGGTCAGCATCTACTGCAACTGATCGGCGATATTTTAGAGTTCTCGCGGATTGAATCGGGCAAGTTGGAAGTCAGCGCGATGCCGACGCCTGCCTACGAATTTTTGAAGAGCACGTTTGAATCGTTTCGCGAGTTGGCCGATGACAAAGGGCTGCGATTCGTCGTGGACGTATCTGATCAGATTCCGGAAATGATCCTCACCGATCCCGTCTGCGTACGTCAGATCTTGTGGCGATTGGTGACCAACGCCGTGAAGTTTACCGACACCGGCGAAATCGGAGTCGCGGTTCGCGTCGCCGACGGAGACTTGGAGCTGAACGTCCGCGATACCGGCTGCGGCATCCCGGCGGAAATGCTCAGTTCGATCTATCAACCCTTTCGTCAGGCGGACAACTCTTGCACGCGTGAGCATGATGGCGCTGGTCTGGGATTGGCGATCTGCCAAAAGCTGTCGCAGATGTTGGGGGGCGATATCTCCGTTCGCAGTGAAGCAGGCGCTGGATCGCAATTTACGGTCCGTTTGCCAATCGATCGGAGCGCGGAGAGCGCGAAGCAAGCTGGTAAACGGAAAAAAGAGAAGCTCTCGGCGACGCGTCTCAGCGGACGCGTGTTGCTGGCCGAAGACGGTCCTGATAACCAGCGCCTTTATGACCTGTTGCTGCGCACCGCTGGCGCCAACGTAACGGTGGTCGAAAATGGCCGCCAAGCGATGGAAGTCGCCCTGGAGCAAGCCGCTTTGGATGCGGATGGGGGCGGATTTGATCTGATCTTGATGGATATGCAGATGCCGGTCATGGACGGCTACGAAGCGACGCGCGTTTTGCGATTGGCCGGCTATCGCAAACCGATCGTCGCTTTAACCGCGCATGCGATGGCCGATGATCGCGCCAAATGTCTGGATGCAGGCTGTAACGACTACATCGCCAAGCCGGTCGAACGTAGTCGTTTGATCACGATCAGCCGATCATGGATCGAAGAAGGTCGCAGTCTGCAAAACGAGTTGAATCTCAGCGCCGACGCATCGACGACGATTGGCTAG
- a CDS encoding DUF1080 domain-containing protein yields MSKIRLSLSLICCLQIALTLQAEEPKAQEPAVEKLFDGKSLSGWKIADKGNFDKHGAVTVKEGEILIKKGDSGAGIFRTDQPPRMNYEISLEAKRTDGSDFFCGLTFPINDEYCTMVIGGWGGGVTGLSNVDDLSAIENGATGYQEFKNDQWYKIRLRVTPESITAWIDGDSIFNVKTAGAKFSIWWEQEPMRPLGIATWNTSAALRNLELKKLK; encoded by the coding sequence ATGTCGAAAATCCGATTGTCGCTTTCGTTAATCTGCTGCTTGCAGATCGCACTGACACTGCAGGCCGAAGAGCCGAAAGCCCAAGAACCTGCTGTGGAGAAGCTGTTTGACGGCAAGTCATTGTCCGGCTGGAAAATCGCCGACAAAGGCAACTTTGACAAGCATGGCGCGGTGACTGTCAAAGAGGGGGAGATCCTGATAAAGAAAGGGGATTCTGGCGCCGGAATCTTCCGCACTGACCAACCGCCGCGAATGAACTACGAGATCTCGCTCGAAGCGAAGCGGACCGACGGCTCCGATTTTTTCTGCGGGCTCACTTTTCCAATCAACGACGAATATTGCACGATGGTGATCGGCGGCTGGGGAGGCGGAGTAACCGGATTGTCGAATGTCGATGATCTGAGCGCGATCGAAAATGGCGCGACCGGGTATCAAGAGTTCAAAAACGATCAGTGGTACAAAATACGTTTGCGCGTGACGCCAGAGAGCATCACCGCCTGGATCGATGGCGATTCGATTTTCAACGTGAAAACAGCCGGTGCGAAATTCAGCATCTGGTGGGAACAAGAGCCGATGCGTCCGTTGGGGATCGCAACGTGGAACACGTCGGCGGCGCTGCGGAACCTGGAATTGAAGAAGCTGAAATAG
- a CDS encoding PQQ-binding-like beta-propeller repeat protein, whose amino-acid sequence MYRNLLLSLAAALLLAGNIATAAEGWPQWRGPNADGVAAGSPPTEWSSDKNIVWKVDVPGRGSSTPIIWGDKLFLLTSIETDKPGEKPTAEAEPTPRPERPAGDRPRGRGGFGPGGPGRPGGPGGFGRGGFGGGGAPSKLHQFVVLCIDRNTGKTLWQRVACEAVPHEGGHATNTFASSSPVTDGERLYVSFGSFGVYAYTLDGDLVWKKDLGKMQTRNGFGEGTSPVLADDELIINWDHEGESFITALSAVDGETLWKKERDEPTSWNTPLVTELDGRKQVIVNGTNRSRSYDLKTGELIWECGGQVTNAIPSPIRHNDLVYCMTGYRGYALYAIPLGSHGDITDTDKVAWSRDDGTPYIASPILCDGLLFITKGRNAVLSCVDADTGETYFENERLDGLDTLYASPVAVGGNLYFFARNGAAMVVKCDKKFEVVAENKLDDEFDASPAIIGDKMYVRGEKTLYCIGAK is encoded by the coding sequence ATGTACCGCAATCTGCTTCTTTCCCTAGCTGCAGCCCTGCTCTTGGCGGGCAACATCGCCACGGCTGCCGAAGGTTGGCCCCAGTGGCGCGGCCCCAACGCCGATGGAGTCGCCGCAGGCTCACCGCCGACCGAATGGTCCAGCGACAAAAATATTGTTTGGAAGGTCGACGTGCCGGGGCGTGGCAGTTCGACCCCCATCATCTGGGGCGACAAACTTTTTTTGCTCACTTCTATTGAAACCGACAAACCGGGTGAAAAGCCGACAGCCGAAGCGGAACCAACGCCGCGTCCCGAACGTCCCGCAGGAGATCGACCGCGCGGCCGTGGTGGTTTTGGGCCCGGTGGCCCCGGCAGACCTGGCGGCCCCGGAGGATTTGGTCGCGGCGGCTTCGGCGGCGGGGGCGCGCCTTCGAAACTGCATCAGTTCGTCGTGCTGTGCATCGATCGCAACACTGGTAAAACGCTCTGGCAGCGAGTTGCCTGCGAAGCGGTCCCGCACGAAGGAGGACATGCGACCAACACGTTCGCTTCCTCCTCGCCGGTGACCGATGGCGAACGGCTTTACGTTTCGTTTGGTTCGTTCGGCGTTTACGCCTACACGTTAGATGGCGATCTGGTCTGGAAAAAAGATCTCGGCAAGATGCAAACGCGAAACGGTTTCGGCGAAGGCACGTCGCCGGTCTTGGCCGACGACGAGCTGATCATCAACTGGGATCACGAAGGAGAATCGTTCATCACCGCGCTGAGCGCCGTCGATGGCGAAACGTTGTGGAAAAAAGAACGGGATGAACCAACCAGTTGGAATACGCCGCTGGTGACCGAACTGGATGGCCGCAAACAAGTGATCGTGAACGGCACTAATCGTTCGCGCAGCTACGACCTGAAGACCGGCGAGCTAATCTGGGAATGCGGCGGTCAGGTGACCAACGCGATTCCTTCGCCGATTCGGCACAATGATCTGGTTTACTGCATGACCGGCTATCGCGGCTACGCTTTGTATGCGATCCCGCTCGGCTCGCACGGCGACATCACCGATACCGACAAAGTCGCCTGGTCGCGCGACGACGGCACGCCGTACATCGCTTCGCCGATCTTGTGCGACGGATTGCTGTTCATCACCAAGGGACGCAACGCGGTTCTCAGCTGCGTGGACGCCGACACCGGCGAAACCTACTTCGAGAATGAACGGCTCGACGGCTTGGATACGCTTTACGCATCACCGGTCGCGGTCGGCGGCAACCTCTATTTCTTCGCCCGCAACGGCGCCGCGATGGTGGTCAAGTGCGACAAAAAATTTGAGGTCGTCGCCGAAAACAAATTGGATGACGAGTTCGACGCATCGCCAGCGATCATCGGAGACAAGATGTACGTCCGCGGCGAGAAAACGCTCTATTGCATCGGCGCCAAATAA
- a CDS encoding DEAD/DEAH box helicase has translation MILDQFHPIVREWFQTKFGEPTDAQAQGWPSIAGRRNTLIAAPTGSGKTLAAFMVCLDRLFRRWMAGSLRDATYVVYVSPLKALSNDIQRNLETPLEEICNLAERRGILPPQIRTAVRTGDTPSSERQAMVRRPPHILVTTPESLYLILTAPKARLTLQHVDTVIVDEIHALARDKRGSHLTLTLERLNAVCHARPVRIGLSATQKPIEEIAAFLVGSPNEDESEATSCDIVDAGHRRDLDLQVVVPPTPLEAVCSNEQWAEVYEQLIELINSHRSTLVFVNTRRMAERVAHRLTEALGEEVITSHHGSLSKEIRHSAEQRLKAGQLKAIVATASLEMGIDIGYIDLVVQIGSSRSIANFLQRVGRSGHSLRATPKGRLMPLTRDELIECCALMRAIGKGVLDKIEIPEKPLDILAQQIVAEVAAEDRDEEELFHLFRRAYPYRNLQRKEYDGVLEILNRGLTRSIKNGAYLHRDPINGQLKARRGARIAACTSGGAIPDTAQYRVVTEGEKTFVGSVDEDFAIESLAGDVFLLGNTSWRIAYVRNGEVVVNDAQGQPPSIPFWFGESPGRTVELSSEISLLREEMAQRIVAADRERSRAKVQLPALADGLLENSFDQLDAETVAWVESECLASRFAAMQAVRYVAAQQSAIGMVPTQRQIVFERFFDESGAMQLVVHSPLGTRINRAWGLAFRKRFCRSFDFELQASADDDGIVLSLGPQHSFPLEDMFRMLTIESGPKLLEQALLAVPMFGVRWRWNVTRALALLRFTGGKKVPPHMLRFRADDMLAAAFPDQVGCLENHGADIEYPDHPIVQQTLHDCMTEAMDLVRWKQMLIDVQEGRVEFVPRDTREPSPFAHERINANPYAFLDPAPLEERRTRAVATRRTLSTSEMKELGKLSYEAISTVRQEAWPVVRDADELHDVLASMIVLPQTLALDWTPHFARLAEQGRAVRYTRPGGAPLWVALENLPVVQAIWPDGIADPAATLPTSLQREIESHTARVEVIRGQVPYLGPFNAAELSSQFDLPASSVFAACEALEAEGTVLRGQFYDDPQQTAETTQWCDRRLLARIHRLTISGLREQIRPASPETYLRFLVRHHELLRTTKNSGPRALRKSLEQLQGFQSAAGSWERSLLSGRMDDYDGQSLDELLASGEATWGRLRPPLPNGEEQKSMASLRKSLPMTIALRANLGWLLPIDHAPAEALARGNATDVLDSLKQRGALFDQDLRILTKLLPTHLEEALRELAALGLITCDSLVGVREMVDDVLKKRKAKRRGAPTRTGRWSLFPGIVETLSSDEHAQNWCWLLLSRYGVVFRDVLTRESTAPPWWRLVACFRRMERRGEIRGGRFIADVAGEQYATEATIYSLRKLRSDESVDDWIAISAADPVNLFGVVTAGGRIPAISGNSLVIRNGQIVASKRSGKIDFHIEIAPEEVHEMTRALHAGRRVPPREIPLGMPRRRSTAG, from the coding sequence ATGATCCTCGACCAATTTCATCCGATTGTTCGCGAGTGGTTTCAGACGAAATTCGGCGAGCCGACCGACGCGCAAGCCCAGGGTTGGCCTTCGATCGCTGGACGTCGAAATACGTTGATCGCTGCGCCGACTGGATCAGGTAAAACGTTGGCGGCGTTTATGGTTTGTCTCGATCGCCTGTTCCGGCGGTGGATGGCCGGCAGTCTGAGAGACGCAACTTACGTCGTCTATGTGTCGCCGCTCAAAGCGCTGTCGAACGATATTCAGCGCAATCTGGAGACGCCGCTGGAAGAGATCTGCAATCTCGCCGAGCGTCGCGGTATTTTGCCTCCCCAGATTCGTACTGCGGTGCGAACCGGTGATACGCCCTCCAGCGAGCGTCAGGCGATGGTTCGCCGTCCTCCCCACATTTTGGTGACGACGCCGGAGTCGCTGTATCTGATTCTGACCGCTCCCAAAGCACGGCTGACATTGCAGCATGTCGATACGGTCATCGTCGACGAAATCCATGCGTTGGCCCGTGACAAACGGGGATCTCATCTCACGCTGACGCTGGAGCGGCTCAACGCAGTTTGCCATGCGCGACCGGTTCGAATTGGTCTCTCGGCGACGCAAAAACCGATTGAAGAGATCGCCGCGTTTCTGGTCGGCTCCCCCAATGAAGACGAGAGCGAAGCGACAAGTTGCGATATCGTCGACGCGGGGCATCGTCGCGATTTGGACCTGCAGGTAGTCGTGCCGCCGACGCCGCTTGAAGCGGTTTGCTCGAATGAGCAATGGGCCGAGGTCTACGAGCAACTGATTGAGTTAATCAACTCGCATCGCAGCACGCTGGTCTTCGTCAATACGCGCCGCATGGCGGAACGCGTCGCCCATCGGTTGACCGAGGCACTGGGCGAAGAAGTGATCACGTCGCATCACGGCAGCTTGTCGAAAGAGATTCGCCACTCGGCCGAACAGCGTCTGAAAGCTGGTCAGCTAAAGGCGATTGTCGCGACCGCATCGCTTGAGATGGGTATCGACATCGGCTATATCGACCTGGTCGTACAAATCGGCTCGTCTCGCTCGATCGCCAACTTTCTGCAGCGCGTCGGACGCTCGGGACACTCGCTCCGCGCGACCCCCAAAGGGCGGTTGATGCCGCTGACCCGCGACGAACTGATCGAGTGCTGCGCCTTGATGCGCGCTATCGGTAAAGGAGTGCTCGACAAGATCGAGATCCCCGAAAAGCCGCTCGATATTCTGGCGCAACAAATAGTCGCCGAGGTCGCCGCCGAAGATCGGGACGAAGAGGAATTGTTTCACCTTTTTCGCCGCGCCTATCCGTATCGCAACTTGCAACGGAAAGAATACGACGGCGTGCTGGAGATTCTCAATCGCGGACTGACGCGCTCGATCAAAAACGGCGCCTACCTGCATCGCGATCCGATCAACGGCCAGCTCAAGGCGCGACGCGGCGCTCGGATCGCGGCGTGCACCAGCGGCGGCGCGATCCCAGACACGGCCCAATATCGCGTGGTGACCGAAGGAGAAAAAACCTTTGTCGGTTCGGTCGACGAAGATTTTGCGATCGAAAGTTTGGCCGGCGACGTCTTCTTACTGGGCAACACCTCTTGGCGAATCGCCTACGTCCGTAACGGCGAAGTCGTCGTCAACGACGCGCAAGGCCAGCCCCCCAGCATTCCGTTTTGGTTTGGAGAATCACCGGGACGCACCGTCGAACTGTCGAGCGAGATCTCGCTGCTGCGCGAAGAGATGGCGCAGCGGATTGTCGCCGCCGATCGAGAGCGAAGTCGCGCGAAAGTTCAACTGCCGGCGCTGGCCGATGGCTTGCTCGAAAATTCATTCGATCAACTTGACGCCGAGACCGTCGCGTGGGTCGAGAGCGAATGTTTGGCTTCCCGCTTCGCCGCGATGCAGGCGGTGCGCTATGTCGCCGCCCAGCAGTCGGCGATCGGCATGGTGCCGACGCAGCGGCAGATTGTGTTTGAGCGCTTCTTTGACGAATCGGGCGCGATGCAATTGGTGGTTCATTCGCCGCTGGGGACGCGGATCAATCGAGCTTGGGGACTCGCGTTTCGCAAGCGTTTCTGTCGTTCGTTTGACTTTGAACTGCAAGCCAGCGCTGATGATGACGGCATCGTCTTGTCGCTGGGGCCGCAACATAGTTTTCCGCTGGAAGACATGTTTCGCATGTTGACGATCGAGTCCGGGCCTAAACTGTTGGAGCAAGCGCTGTTGGCCGTGCCGATGTTTGGCGTTCGCTGGCGCTGGAACGTCACGCGGGCGCTGGCGCTGCTTCGGTTTACCGGCGGCAAAAAAGTGCCCCCGCACATGTTGCGGTTTCGAGCTGATGACATGTTGGCGGCCGCTTTTCCGGACCAGGTCGGTTGTCTTGAGAATCATGGCGCCGACATCGAGTATCCCGATCATCCGATCGTGCAGCAGACGTTGCATGACTGCATGACCGAAGCGATGGATCTCGTCCGTTGGAAGCAGATGTTGATCGACGTGCAGGAAGGACGCGTCGAGTTTGTGCCGCGCGATACGCGTGAACCGTCGCCGTTCGCCCATGAGCGGATTAACGCTAATCCGTACGCGTTTCTCGATCCGGCGCCGTTAGAAGAACGCCGCACGCGAGCCGTCGCGACGCGGCGAACTCTTTCGACCAGCGAAATGAAAGAGCTGGGCAAGCTGTCGTACGAAGCGATTTCGACCGTCCGGCAAGAAGCCTGGCCGGTGGTTCGGGACGCGGACGAACTGCATGACGTGCTTGCTTCGATGATTGTGCTTCCCCAAACGCTGGCGCTCGACTGGACTCCTCATTTCGCTCGCTTGGCGGAGCAGGGGAGGGCGGTTCGCTACACGCGTCCCGGCGGCGCGCCGTTGTGGGTGGCGCTCGAAAATTTGCCGGTCGTGCAGGCAATTTGGCCCGATGGCATTGCCGACCCGGCGGCCACGTTGCCGACGTCGCTGCAGCGTGAGATCGAATCCCACACGGCCCGGGTCGAAGTGATTCGCGGACAGGTTCCTTACTTGGGACCGTTCAACGCAGCAGAGTTGAGCAGTCAGTTCGATCTTCCTGCATCCAGCGTGTTCGCGGCCTGTGAGGCGCTCGAAGCGGAAGGAACCGTTCTACGTGGCCAGTTCTATGACGATCCGCAGCAAACGGCGGAGACGACGCAGTGGTGCGATCGTCGCTTGCTCGCGCGGATCCATCGTTTGACGATTTCTGGACTGCGCGAACAGATTCGTCCGGCGTCGCCCGAGACGTATCTGCGGTTTTTGGTGCGGCATCATGAGCTGTTGCGAACGACCAAAAACAGCGGCCCCCGGGCGCTCCGCAAATCGCTTGAGCAACTGCAAGGTTTTCAGTCGGCCGCCGGCAGTTGGGAACGTAGTTTGTTAAGCGGGCGAATGGACGACTACGACGGTCAGTCTCTCGACGAACTGCTCGCGTCGGGCGAAGCGACCTGGGGACGACTGCGACCTCCACTTCCCAACGGCGAAGAGCAAAAGAGCATGGCCTCGCTTCGCAAGAGCTTGCCGATGACGATCGCGCTGCGGGCCAACTTGGGTTGGCTGTTGCCGATCGATCACGCGCCGGCCGAAGCGCTCGCCCGCGGCAATGCGACCGACGTGCTTGATTCGCTCAAGCAGCGGGGAGCTCTCTTCGATCAAGATTTGCGGATCTTGACCAAGTTGCTGCCGACCCATTTGGAAGAAGCGCTGCGCGAACTGGCGGCGCTCGGGTTGATTACGTGCGATTCGTTGGTCGGCGTGCGCGAGATGGTGGATGACGTGCTGAAAAAGCGGAAAGCGAAACGTCGCGGTGCGCCGACACGGACTGGGCGCTGGTCGCTCTTTCCCGGGATCGTCGAAACGCTGTCGAGCGACGAGCATGCGCAAAACTGGTGCTGGCTGTTGTTGTCACGTTACGGCGTGGTGTTTCGCGATGTGCTGACGCGCGAGTCGACGGCGCCGCCTTGGTGGCGCTTGGTCGCTTGTTTTCGCAGGATGGAACGTCGCGGCGAAATTCGGGGCGGTCGATTTATCGCCGATGTCGCCGGCGAGCAGTACGCGACCGAAGCGACGATCTACTCGCTACGCAAACTACGGAGCGATGAGAGCGTTGATGACTGGATCGCGATCAGCGCGGCCGACCCGGTCAATCTGTTTGGCGTGGTGACCGCCGGCGGTCGAATTCCGGCAATTTCGGGTAACTCACTCGTGATTCGCAACGGACAAATTGTCGCGTCCAAGCGATCCGGAAAAATTGATTTTCATATTGAAATCGCGCCCGAAGAAGTGCACGAGATGACGCGCGCCCTGCATGCCGGGCGCCGCGTCCCACCGCGAGAAATCCCGCTTGGAATGCCGCGTCGACGTTCGACCGCCGGCTAG
- a CDS encoding universal stress protein → MIRSVLLALDASEASQAALELTIRFCRDHGQRDDMPSVGIHLTGVAVVDTPNICGPMAVPLGAVTYKKDRDEVLLAKANAEAETILAKFEADCAAAGVAHTAVRSEGLPYEQIEAVSRTHDLIIIGQDTNFHYETHKTISETVRRLLLDNARPVVVMPKSAPEQDVVVITYDGSIPSSHALHMWTLLKLRRPETQVHVISVDRDLAIAQKHCEEAAKLLSYHQVQATLHPLELTGKVVTQLTEAITEIAPRTVVMGAYGGGGFREALFGSSTNQMLENSESLLFLYK, encoded by the coding sequence ATGATCCGCAGCGTGTTGCTGGCCTTGGACGCCAGCGAAGCGAGTCAAGCCGCTCTTGAACTGACGATTCGGTTTTGTCGCGACCATGGTCAGCGAGATGACATGCCGAGCGTAGGGATTCATCTGACCGGAGTCGCCGTTGTCGATACTCCGAACATTTGCGGCCCGATGGCGGTGCCGTTGGGGGCCGTCACTTACAAAAAAGATCGTGACGAAGTGCTGTTGGCCAAAGCGAATGCCGAGGCCGAAACGATCTTGGCCAAGTTCGAGGCCGATTGCGCCGCCGCCGGCGTGGCCCATACGGCCGTTCGCAGCGAAGGCTTGCCGTACGAGCAAATCGAGGCCGTCTCGCGCACCCATGATTTGATCATCATCGGCCAAGACACCAACTTTCACTACGAGACCCACAAGACGATCAGCGAAACCGTCCGGCGATTGTTGCTCGATAACGCTCGCCCGGTCGTCGTCATGCCGAAATCGGCGCCTGAACAAGATGTGGTCGTGATTACCTACGACGGCAGCATTCCGTCCTCTCACGCGCTGCACATGTGGACGCTGCTTAAACTACGTCGTCCCGAAACGCAGGTGCATGTCATCAGCGTCGACCGTGACCTGGCAATCGCGCAAAAGCATTGCGAAGAAGCGGCCAAGCTGCTGAGCTATCACCAAGTTCAGGCGACCCTGCACCCGCTGGAGTTAACCGGCAAAGTGGTGACGCAATTGACCGAAGCGATCACCGAGATCGCCCCGCGAACGGTCGTGATGGGCGCCTACGGCGGCGGCGGATTCCGCGAAGCGCTGTTTGGATCTTCGACCAACCAGATGCTTGAGAACTCGGAATCGCTGCTGTTTCTCTATAAATAG
- a CDS encoding DUF2971 domain-containing protein, protein MNPPKTIFKYEPFALRAIQNLKASSVHFGPPSNFNDPYDCALTASIADTSHDELEQLRTEALTSTAYPQQARDAIPDLTLEEFETQIRRGAQLALDQIRDDFLQTSGVTCFSETNNNLLMWSHYGGKYKGFCLEFFTDFEPFNKLQKVHYANKLPQFQLSDFIRNENHAKLMDLFCTKSSAWAYEKEWRALHNEAGTLFSYEREALKAIYFGPDINTQDRDLLCLIMNGQFPDAELWIGSRSSAAFIIEFEKAPNYLPYAEARRRGLA, encoded by the coding sequence ATGAATCCACCGAAGACGATCTTCAAGTACGAACCGTTTGCGTTGCGAGCGATTCAGAATCTGAAAGCTTCATCCGTGCATTTTGGACCACCTTCGAACTTCAACGATCCATACGACTGCGCATTGACGGCCTCGATTGCGGACACCTCTCACGACGAATTGGAGCAGCTTCGAACCGAAGCACTAACAAGCACGGCATATCCACAGCAAGCACGTGATGCGATTCCAGACCTAACCTTAGAAGAGTTTGAAACACAAATTCGCCGAGGCGCTCAACTTGCATTGGATCAAATACGAGATGACTTCCTTCAGACCAGTGGCGTCACATGCTTCTCTGAAACGAATAATAATTTGTTAATGTGGTCTCATTATGGTGGTAAATACAAAGGCTTTTGTCTTGAATTCTTCACTGACTTCGAGCCGTTCAATAAGCTTCAGAAAGTTCACTATGCTAATAAATTGCCGCAATTCCAGCTGAGTGATTTTATTCGAAATGAAAACCACGCCAAGCTGATGGATTTGTTTTGCACCAAGTCCTCCGCTTGGGCATACGAGAAAGAATGGAGGGCATTGCACAACGAAGCAGGAACACTGTTCAGTTATGAACGAGAGGCGTTAAAGGCAATCTATTTCGGTCCTGATATTAACACCCAGGATCGCGATCTACTCTGCCTAATCATGAACGGTCAGTTTCCAGATGCGGAATTGTGGATCGGAAGCAGGAGTTCAGCTGCGTTCATCATTGAATTCGAGAAGGCACCGAACTACCTCCCGTACGCCGAAGCGCGGCGGCGGGGCTTGGCCTAA